The nucleotide window TGGCGGACACGTACGTGCAGTTGATGGCCGATACGCTCGGGTGGACGGTCGGGAATGTCTGCAGGTACCAGTTTGGCGGCTCATAGGGGGGCTTGAAACAATCTTCGGGGAGGAAGGAGAGAGGCGGTCGCTTGAAGCCAGTGGCCATGACGACaatgtcggcgtcgatgactTCCTCGTGGCCGGGGCCGCCCTTGGGCACGCCCCTTGCCCGTCGGttgaccttgacgccgccctctACGAACTCCTCAATGTCTCCGCGCACCCATTCGGCCTGGCCACGACGCAGCTTGTCCATGACGTCCGAGTTCACCATGGGGGTGTCCTGGAAGAGCccgctcgagggcgagaggtcctcgaggtccCTGTAGAACAGCTTGCGGAGCAGAAACTCGGGGATAAAGGACAGCCTGGTCTCTTGGCCAAAGATGTTGAGGCTCAGAAGGgtgtcggcgatgatgtTACGCGGAATGATCCATTTTTCGCTTCTGGAGAGGATGGACAccttggcggcctttgccgcgTCGGCAAactcgagggcctcgacggcggaggcgccgccgccgatgatggccacCTTTTTGTtcttggcgtccttgccggTGAGCTCGCTGGAGTGGTAGATTTCGCCCTTGAACCTGTCCATGCCGGGGATGTGAGGCATCTTGGGGGCGCCGCAcgtgccgacggcggcgatgagccCCTCGAAGCGGCCGTTGGAGGTGTCGTTGACGATCCAgcgcgcctgctcgtcctggTACACCTTGTCGACGTGGAAGTTGAACTTGGTCTTGGAGTCGAGCCGGTAGCGCTTCCACAGCTGCTTGACCTGGGTGATGATTTGCTGGCGGTCCGGGTAGCCGCGCTCCCACTTGACCGACGGGTGGAAGCGGTACATGATGCTGTGAATCTGGAGGCCCGAGGTTTCGTTGACTCTCTGCATGACACCCTTTTCGTCAGCTTGCACTCATGAGGAGACCAATTGTTGGTTGATTGGAAATCATCTTGATGGGGGGATGGGAGTGGGAGGGCGTACGCTccagatgccgccgacggcattctcgtcggcgcccgcctcgaaGATGGTCACATCGAAGCCATGCCCGACGCagtgcgcggcggcggtgacgccggTGATtccggcgccgatgatggcgatcTTGGGGCGACCCAGCGCATTGTCGGACTTGGGAGGGCTCGGGGAGAGCGTGTAGGCGATGACGGTCTGGATGAGCTGATACAGGAAGAGCAGCGGATGCAGGAACATGGAAGCGGGCTCCGACTTGGAAGCCATCTTGTTattgttgttggtggtgggatagagggaggaaagggggggggggggggcgacaATGCTTTACAATTAGCCACAGCCCGtgagagaaaagaaaagggCGT belongs to Purpureocillium takamizusanense chromosome 1, complete sequence and includes:
- a CDS encoding uncharacterized protein (SECRETED:SignalP(1-27~SECRETED:cutsite=VIA-YT~SECRETED:prob=0.6484)~TransMembrane:3 (n11-22c27/28o395-418i448-468o474-491i)~EggNog:ENOG503NW5V~COG:Q) — its product is MASKSEPASMFLHPLLFLYQLIQTVIAYTLSPSPPKSDNALGRPKIAIIGAGITGVTAAAHCVGHGFDVTIFEAGADENAVGGIWSRVNETSGLQIHSIMYRFHPSVKWERGYPDRQQIITQVKQLWKRYRLDSKTKFNFHVDKVYQDEQARWIVNDTSNGRFEGLIAAVGTCGAPKMPHIPGMDRFKGEIYHSSELTGKDAKNKKVAIIGGGASAVEALEFADAAKAAKVSILSRSEKWIIPRNIIADTLLSLNIFGQETRLSFIPEFLLRKLFYRDLEDLSPSSGLFQDTPMVNSDVMDKLRRGQAEWVRGDIEEFVEGGVKVNRRARGVPKGGPGHEEVIDADIVVMATGFKRPPLSFLPEDCFKPPYEPPNWYLQTFPTVHPSVSAINCTYVSAIGSVGNWHIGIYTRILLMFLTDPLTRPSPFWMERWIDMTKFLKRSSPTGAFDFFTYLELVWWFVFCVAINPFRWKWAVFVFFGIGIGLPRAIVQREQKLINGQGYKVKDAGVSL